Genomic window (Saccharothrix australiensis):
ACCGGTGCGCTCATCGCCATTCTGACATTTCCCACCGCACTGCTGAAAATCGCCGGCACGGTGGTGTGCGTCGTCATCGGCGCGGCCACCCTCCTCGCCGCCCGCGACCGGGACAGGCCCTCGGCGGGCCTGCTCGCCCTGCTGGCCGGCGCGAGCGTCGCCACGTTCGCCCTGGTCATCGTGCTCGGCAGCCAAGGCGCGCCGGCACCCGCGTCGACCGCGGGCCCGACGCCCGCCGCCACGACCACCTCCGCGCCCGGCACGCCGAGAAGCACGCCCGCCGGCCCGTCGTCCCGCCCGAACACCATTTCGCTGACGGATTTGCGCCCGGTCCGCAACGACGCCACCGAGAATCTGTGGACCACCGGGCCGATGCGCTTGCGGAACGTCTCCCACGACCACGCGCTGGCGGCCACCGGCGCGTGGTGCGGTTCGGTCCGGGTGGAATTCGCCCTCGACGGGAAATATGACCGGTTCTCGGCGGTGATCGGCATATCCGACGAATCCGCGGAAACCAAACCGCTCGACTTCTTCGTGCTGGCCGACGGCCGGCCGGCCGCGGACTTCCCCGCGACCGGCCGGACACCGCGACTGGTGGAGGTGCCGGTCGCCGGCGTCACCCGCCTGGTGCTCGGCCTGGAGCCGCCGGACGGCGACGTCAGCTCGTGCCCCGGCCCCGAGCGGGTCGGCGGCTGGGCCGACCCGCTGCTGACACCGGCCGGGTGACGCGCGCCGGGTGACGCGGTCAGCCTTCGGTCAGGTCCTCGGGGATGTCGCGCACGTCCTCGAACCAGGAGGTGATGTTGTCGAGGGCGGCGGACACCAACTCGGCCTGCCGGGGCGTTATGGCGATCACGCTGCCGTCGGAGTCGGTGACCCGGACGTGCGGCAGCGTCAGTTCGATGCTGGCCGGCCCGACCCCATCGGCGGCGGGGATGACGAATTTCTTGCGCAGCGGGACCTGAGCCATGTGCGCGAGCTGCTCTTGTGCGTTCATAAAGGCACGCTGACACGTTGCAACCGGTGCAATATATAGCCCAATCGTGTCATTGCCGAACATAGTCCGCATGGCCAGCATGAACCACATGCCAGGTAACGCCTACACCTCCGTGCGGTCCCGCACGGTCGCCAACGCGCTCCGACTATACCGCGAGCAACACCAGTTGAGCTGCGAGGACGTGGCCTCGATGCTCGGCGTGTCGGCCAGCAAGATCAGCCGCATGGAGACCGGCAAGAGCGGCCTCCAGATCGACGACGTGGCCTCCCTGCTCGGCTTCTACAAGGTGCCCGCGCCACGCCGGAAAGAACTGCTGGACCTCATGCGCAAGGGCGAGGAGATGGGGTGGTGGGAACGCCAGGCGGGGCTGCCGAAACTCTGGCGCGCGCTCATCGACTTCGAGAACAAAGCGTTGCGCATACACAACTACGAACTGCTGATGGTGCCGGGCCTGCTCCAGACCGCCGAGTACACCCGTGCCCTGGTGAAGGCCATCGACCCGACCGTGTCCGACTACGAGCTGGACACCTTGGTCTCCGCGCGGATGGCGCGGCAGACCTTGTTGTCCCGGAGCAACGCCCCGCAGTACCTGGCGGTGATCCACGAGGCGGCGCTCCGCATCCAGGTCGGTGATCAAGCGGTGATGCGCCGCCAACTCCGGCAGCTCCAGGACGCCGCCGAGCGCCCGAACGTCACGGTGGTCGTCGTGCCGATGGACGCGGGACCACACGTCGGGTTGCGGGGTTCGTTCATGATCCTGGAGTTCCGCCACGAGCCGGCGATAGTGCACGTCGAGAACCAGGTGACCGGCCTGTTCCTCGAAGACCCCGCCGACTTGGAGGGTTACCGCCTTGCTCTCCGCAATATTCTCGGAGTCGGCCTTGCACCGGGTGCAACGGCCGACCTGCTCGCCGCACTGATCAAGGAGTGACCGTGGACCTCACGACCGCCCGCTGGCGCAAGAGCACCCGTAGCAGCAACACGTCGAACTGCGTCGAACTCGCCCGCACCGCACAGGCCGCCGCCATCCGCGACTCCAAGAACCCCACCGGCCCCACCCTCACCCTCACCACCAAGGCACTGACCAGCTTCCTCACCGCCCTCAAGCAGCACTGAGAGAGTGACCGTGGACCCCACCACCACCCGCTGGCGCAAGAGCAGCCGCAGCACCAACACGTCGAACTGCGTCGAACTCGCCCGCACCGAGGAGGCCGCGGCCATCCGCGACTCCAAGAACCCGGGCGGTCCCATGCTCGTCCTCACCACCAACGGCCTGACCGCCTTCCTCGCCGGTCTCAAGCAGCACTGAGGGAGTAACCGTGGACCCCACCACCACCCGCTGGCGCAAGAGCAGCCGCAGCGGCACCGCGTCCAACTGCGTCGAACTCGCCCGCACCGCACAAGCCGCCGCCATCCGCGACTCCAAGAACCCCACCGGCCCCACCCTCACCCTCACCACCAAGGCACTGACCAGCTTCCTCGCCACCCTGAAGTAGCACCGGGCACGCCGCACCGGTCCGGGCCGGCGTCACGGGGGCCGCTCACCAACCGTGACGCACCCGCCTCCATCCGGGTCCGGCTTTCACGATTCCGTTGCTCCGTCCTGTGTGGACGCGGGTGTAACCGGGTCACCGCTCGGGTATGCGCCATGCATGGACAGCGCGGAAGTGGAACTCAGGCTGGAGGCGCGGCCGGCGTACCTGTCCACCGTCCGAGCGGTCGCCGGGGCGCTGGCCAGGTCCACTCCCGAGCTCGCCATCGACTTGGTCATCGCGGTGGACGAGGCGTGCACGACCCTGATCGCCAAGGCGGCCCGGCACGCCGAACTGGCCTGCCGGTTCGTCCGGGACGGTGATTCGGTGCGGTTCCTCGCACAGGTCGCCTCCTCGGCCGTGACCGTCCCCGACCACCACTCGTTGTACTGGCGGGTCGTCAGCTCGGTGACCGACACCGTGGCCACCTGGGTGGACCGGGACGGCCTGCTGCACGTCGAGCTGAGGTGCCGGGCATGAACGCGGTCGACTACCAGCCGCTGTTCGTGGAACTGGCGGCGACCCAGCGGGACGGCTCGCGCTACGCGCAGCTGCGCGACCACCTGGTGACCGAGCACCTGCCGCTGGCCAGGCACATCGCCGACCGGTTCGCCGAACGCGGCGAGAACGTCGAGGACCTGCGGCAGGTCGCCGCGCTGGGGCTGATCCACGCCGTGGACCGGTTCGACGCGGCACGCGGCATCGAGTTCCTCGCCTTCGCGGTGCCCACCATCACCGGCGAGGTCCGCCGCTACCTGCGCGACCAGGGCTGGGCGCTGCGGGTGCCGCGCCGGCTCAAGGAGCTGTGCGTCGCCATCGACGGCGCGCGCGTGGAGCTGGCCCGCCGCACCGGCCGCTCGCCCAAGCCGACCGAGGTCGCCCGGCACCTGGGCATCGGGCTGGACGAGGTGTACGAGGGGCTGCACGCCACGTCCGCGCACCACCTGCTGTCGCTGGACGAGCTGGCCGGCGGCGGCGAACTCGACAACGCCGACGGGCTGGTGTGCGACGACCCGGCGCTGGAGGTGGTCGAGTTGCAGCACGCGCTGGACCCGATGCTGCGCGGCCTGCCCCGGCGGGAGCGGCGGATCGTCGTCCTGCGGTTCTTCCGGAACATGACGCAGAGCCAGATCGCCGACTCGGTCGGCGTGTCCCAGATGCACGTGTCGAGGCTGCTGAGCCGTTCGCTGGCCCGCCTGCGCAGCCTGCTCGACGACGAGTGACGAGCGGCCGGGCCGACGGGCGGCCGGGCCGATGACGAGTGACCGAGCGAGAGGAGTGATCGCCGTGGCGGACCTGTCCTGGCCGCAGCGCGCGGCGTTGGCGCTCGGCGCGCTGCTGGTGGTGTGGGCCGTGGCCGACCTCGTGGCGGGCCGCGCCCAGCTCGGCGTGCTGCACGTGGCCACCGGCCTGGTGGTGCTGGCGGCGGCGTTCCGGGTGCGGGCCGCGCGGTTCGCGGGGACCGTGCTGGGCGTGGTGTTCCTCGTCGTGTTCGCGTACGCGACGAGCGACACCGGCGGTCCGCTCAACGCGGGCCCGCTCGGCAACGGGGTGCACCTGCTGCTCGGCTTCACGTCGGTGGCGCTCGCGCTCGGCTGCGTCCGGTGCGAGCAGCGGGCCGCGCGGCCCCACGGCCGTCGCGCGGGACGGTTGCCCTGATCCCCTGACGGGTACCTCCCGAGTGAACGGCGACCGGGAGGGAACCGAATGCACACCACGGGCTGGCACGGGGTCATCGGAGTGGATGGCCCGTTCGTGTCGGTGTACCTCGATGTGAGTGACCACGTGGACCTGCGGTGGCGCGCGATCCGCGACCAGTTGGAGGGCGCCGGCGCGGACCTGTCGCTGTTGGCGGTCGTCGGGTCGGCCCTCGCGGAGGACCCCTCGCCGGGCGCACCGCGCGCGGGTCGCGGGCTGGTCGCCGCGGAGGGCCGCGTGCTGGTGGACTGCCGGCTGCCGGTGCCGCCGTCCGGGTACACGGCCCGGTTCGGCGGGTTGCCGTACCTGCTGCCGCTGCTGGACCTGTCGGAGCCGTTGCTGCCGCACGTGGTCGTGCGGGTGGACGCGCACGGCGCGGAGCTGCGCGGCGTGGACCCGAGCGGGCGGGCGGTGGCCGTGGCGTCGGTCGGCGCGCGGCGGCCGGACCGGCGGCTGGCGGCGGAGGAACTCGCCGACGTGGCGCAGGAGGCGACCGCGCTGGTGGACCGCCTCGACGCGCCGCTGCTGGTGCTCGCGGGCCCGTTGGCGGCGCGCCGCTCGCTGCGGGTCGCGCTGCCCGGCCGGTACCGCCACCTGGTGGTGGAGGTGGAGGGCGCGCCGGAGCGGGCCGTGCTGCACCTGGCGGGACGGGCGAACCAGGACGCGCGGCGCGCGGTGGTGCAGCGGTTCCGCGACGAGTCGGCGCGGCTGACCGGTCGGGCGGTGCACGGCCTGGAGGCGGTGCGGGCGGCGTTGGAGGAGGGCGCGGTGGACACGCTGCTGCTGACCGATCCGCTGGTCGGCTCGCGCGAGGTGGACGGCGGGCGGGCCGACGAGGTGCTGCCGCTGCTCGCGACGGCGGGCGGCGCGGACATCGCGCTCGTGGGGAACGCGGTGCGGTTGCACGAGGACGCGGGCGCGCTGCTCCTCCCGTGAGACCGGGATCGGGTCCCCGGACGGTGGGCCGTCAGCCCCGCAGCAGCTCCACGACCGACTTCTCCACCGTCTCGCGGTCCCCGTCGGTGTCCTGGAGCACGACGCCCTTGTGGTACAGGGCGACCACCCGCGGGTCCACATAGGACTTGCGCGCCACGGCGGGCGTGTTGCCCAGGTTCTCCGACACCTCGCGCATCACGGCCGCCTCCACGCTCTTGCGCCCCCGCTTCGACGACGGCCGGTCGCTGCTCGCGAACGCCACGGCGGCCAGCACGGTCGCGTGCCACGTCCGCAGGTCCTTGACCGTGTACTCGTCGCCGACGAGTTCCTTGAACCGCTCGTTCACGTCCTCGGCCGTCACGCCCCGCCCGGAGCGGTCCACCAGCAGGCGCTCGTCGCCGGAACGGTCGCGCAGCAACGACTTCACCGCCCGCGCCAGGTCGGCGTCGGCCACGCTGGTCTTGAACCGGATGCCGCCCTTGGCCGGGTAGTCGAACTCCACGGTGGACCCGCGCACGCGGACGTGCGAGCACAGCAGCGTCGCGACGCCGTGCGTGCCGTTGTCCTCCGCGTACGACTCGCCGCCCACCCGGAACACGCCGCGGTCCAGCATGGCCAGCGCCGCCGCCACCACCCGCTCGTGCCGCCTGCCGCGAGCGCGCAGGGCCCGCGCCACCTCCTCCCGGAACCCCGGCAGCGCGGGCGCGAGTTCGAGGACGCGGTCGTGCTTCTCCTCGTCCCGCTCCCGCCGCCACCGGTCGTGGTAGAGGTACTGCCGTCGGCCGGCGGAGTCGGTGCCCACGGCCTGGAGGTGGCCGTTCGCGTGCGGGCACACCCACACGTCCCGCCAGGCGGGCGGGATCGCGAGCGACTTGATGCGGGCCAGTTCCTCCGCGTCCGGTGTCGCGCCGTCCGCGTCGGTGTAGCCGAAGCCCCGGCCGCGGCGGCGTCTCCGCCAGCCGGGACCGCTCGGGTCGCTGCGCCGCAATCTCATCACCGCGTGGTGCCCGGATCGGGGACGGGTGAAACTACCGGGATTGAAAACGGTGCGGACGGGGTATGGGACGCGCATGACGCAGCCGTGGACCGTCGGGGTGGAACAGGAGTTCCTCCTCGTCGACCCCGAGACGCGCCTCCCCGTGCCGAGGGCCGAGGAGGTGGCGCGGCACGCCGGCGACGGGCTCGACGTGCAGCGCGAGTTGACGCCGTTCCAGATCGAGGTCGCGACGCCGGTCTGCCGCACGTCCGCCGAGCTGGCCGACCAGGTCCTGCTCGGCCGCACCCAGCTGGCCGAGGCGGCGCGGGAAGCCGGGTGCCGGCTGCTCGCGGCGGGCGTGCCGCCGGTCGGCACGGCCGGGCCGCCGCCGGGCACCGACGAGCGCCGCTACCGGCTCATGGAGTACTCCCACCGCAAGCTGCTCGGCGGGCAGGGCGTGTGCGGGATGCACGTCCACGTCGGGGTGCCCGACCGGCGCACCGCCGTCCGCGTGTCGAACGCGCTGCGGCCGTGGCTGCCGACGCTGCTCGCGCTCAGCGCGAACTCGCCGGTGGAGCAGGGCAGCGACACCGGGTACGCGAGCTGGCGCTCGATGGTCTGGTCGCGCTGGCCGGTCGGCGGGCCGCCGCCGCACCTGGACTCCCCCGAGCACTACGACGACCTCGTGCGGACCCTCGTGCGGACCGAGGTGGTGCTGGACTCCAAGATGGTCTACTGGGACGTGCGGCCTTCGTCACACGTGCCGACCGTGGAGGTGCGGGTCGCGGACGTGCCGCAGACCGCGCGCGAGGCCGTCGTCGTCGCCGAGCTGGTCCGGGCGTTCGCCCGCACCGCGGGCACCTCCGCGCGGGACCCCGGACGGGTGGACGACGTGCTGCTGCGCGCCGCGTACTGGCGTGCCGCGCGGGACGGCGTCGACGGGCTCGCGGTCGACCCGCGCACGGGACGGCTGGTCTCGGCGCTGGACCTGGCCGCCGAGCTGGTCGCGCGGTGCGCGGACGCGCTCCGCGACGCCGACGCGCTGTCCACTGTGGAGGGTCACTTGGCGTGGCTGCGCGTCAACGGCAGCGGCGCGGCGCGGCAGCGCCGGGCGCTGGACGCGTCGGCCGACCCGTGTGACGTGGTCGACCTGGTCCTGGGTGAGACCGTCGCCGACGGCCGCGCCGGACTACCGTGGACGTCGCACCGCACCGGCGGTGCGCGATGAGAGAGGAGACCGGCGTGCCAGAACCCGCGGCGACGCTCGCGTCCGTTCGGGTCGACGAGCCGGCGGACGGTGTGGTGGTGCTGCACGTGTCGGGCGAGTTGGACACGAGCAGCGCGGACGAACTCGCCAGACCGCTGAAGAGCACGTTGACCGAGGGCTTGCGGGCCGTGGTGGTGGACCTGCTCCAGGTCCGCTTCCTCGGGTCGGCGGGCTTGGAGGCGCTCGTCACGGGCAGCAAGCGCGCGCAGGAGCTCGGCGTCCCCCTGCTGCTGGTGGCGTCCGGGCGCGCGGTGCTGCGCCCGATCCAGGCGACCGGGCTGACGGCGGTGTTCACCATCGTGGAGACCGTGGACGAGGCCCTGGTGAAGGTCTGAGGTCCGGCGACCGGTGGCGGCGCGCGCCCCGCGCGGGGGTGCGCCGCCGGGCCGGTCGCACCGGCCCGCCGCCGGGCCGGGCGGCCCTCGACGCCCGCGAGCCGGTCAGTCCCGGCCGATGTCCTCGGACCACAGCTCGGGCCGGGCGGCGGTGAAGTCGCGCATCAGCCCGGCGCACACCGGGTCGTCCAGCAGGGTGATGTCGACGCCGTGCTCGGCCAGCCAGTCGTGGCCGCCGTGGAACGTGCGCGCCTCGCCGATCACCACGCGCGGTATGCCGAACTGGCGGACCAGGCCGCTGCAGTACCAGCAGGGCGACAGCGTGGTGACCATCACCGTGTCCCGGTAGGTGCGGCGGCGGCCGGCGGCGCGGAAGGCGGCGGTCTCGGCGTGCGCGGAGGCGTCGCCGTCCTGCACGCGGCGGTTGCGGCCCCGGCCGAGCAGCGTGCCGTCGACGGCGAACAGCGCGGCCCCGATCGGGATGCCGCCCTCGGCCAGGCCGGCGCGGGCCTCGGCCACCGCGACGGCGAGCATGTCCTGTGCGTCCACGCCCGCCAACCTACTTCCCGGCAGCAGGCGCGACAGCGGTCACGGCAGCACGCACGACAGCGGGCACGACAGCGGGCGTGACAGAACGCACGACAGCGGACCGGGCGGTCGCGGCGCGGTGGAAGGAGTCGGGGGCAAGCGCCCGCGGCACGGGCGGAGGTCGCGGACCGGCGGCTACGCCCCGAAGCACAGGAAGCCGACGCCAGCCGCGAACGCCGCGTCACCGCCGTCCACGTGGGCCTCCCGCGCGCCCGCCAACGCGACCGCGGGCGGGTCGCCCCGGCCGAGCCGCCGGTGCACCTCGACGACGAGCGGCGTCGTCGCCTCCGCGGGCACCGGCACCACCGGCGCGATCAGCGTCCGCGTGCCCAGGCCCAGCAGCGCCGCCGTGAAGCCCATCAGCTCGTCGCCCGGCCGCACCGCCGACCGCCCCGAGTCGCACGCCGACAGCACGACCCGCGCGGGCGGGGTGCGCAGGCGTTCGAGGTCGTAGACGGTCAGCGGGCCGTCGGCCAGCTCCAGGGCCGAGAACAGCGGGTTGTCCGCCCGGAACGAGCCGTGCGCCGCCACGTGGGCCAGCCGCGCGCCGTCCATCGCCGCCGCCACGGCGTCCACCGTCGCCGCGGGGCCCACCAGCGTCGACGCGTCGCTGGCGAACGGCGCGACCGCGTCGATCTCGGTCGGCGCGGCGGGCAGGCGCGGCCCGGCGGCCAGCACCGCCCGCCCGCGCGCCACCGGTGACGACGACGCCGCGCGCAGCCACACGGTGGCCGACGGCACGACCGTCACCGGCCGGTCGCGGCAGCCCGGCAGCGCCGACCACGGCAGGCCGCCCAGCGCGCCGGTCGGCGCGAGCACCAGGGCCCGGCCCTCGACCCGCCGCCGCAGCGGCGCCAGCAGCCGCCGGTCGAGCGCCGCCGCCGCGTGCTCCGCGCCCGCCCGCGCGCCCGACCGGTCCACGTGGCCGGGCAGCGTCACCAGGCGGTGCAGGGCGAACCGCAGCAGCCGGATCTCCCGCACCGCCTCGGCCACGGCACCCAGCCGGTGCAGCCCGGCCCGCCCGCCCGCCACCACCACCGCCAGCAGCGCGCCCTCGAAGTCGACGTACTCGACCAGCGCCGCGTCGCCCAGCGCCCACGCCAGGTCGCGCACCGCGGGCACCCGGTCGACCGCTCCCCCGCCGCTGGTCCGGCGGGTCAGCTCGCGCACCCGCTGCTCGCCGCGGACCTGCCGCCTGCGCAGCGCCGCCGCCGGGCGACCGGCGGCCAGGGCGGCTTCGAGGTCCGCCGTGACCGCGCGCAGCTCGGCCAGCGCGTCGGCCAACCCCGAGTCCTCCGGCGGGCGCGCGGGCGTCATCCGCAGCGCGCCGGCCCGCCAGCTCTCCGCCCAGCCCAGCACCCGCCCGGCGTGGCCGCTCGCGACCGCCGACCGCAGGCCCTCCAGCGCCAGCGCGCCGCCCTGCGCGCCGCTGAGCGCCCGCAGCTCCGCCGCGCCCAGCGACACCCGGTACTCGTCCAGCAGCCGCAGGCCGCGCCGCAACGCGCTCCGCGCGCCCCGCGCGTTGCCCACCAGGTCGCGGCGCAGCGCCTCGGCGTACCAGCCCTGCACGCGGTGCGCCGCAGGTCCGCCCCGCCGGGCCGCGCCGGCGACCGTCAGCTCGGCCAGGGCCCGCCGCCGGTCGCCGACGTCCCGCGCGACCAGCGCCGCGTCCACCCGCGCCTCCAGCGCCGCCATCGGCCTGCCCAGCGCGTGCAGCCGCGCCGCCACCCGCGCCAGCGCCGCGCACAGCGACCGCGACCGCTCGCCGCCGAGGTAGGCCGCGCGCAGCTCCAGGTGCCGCGCGCCGACCTCCCACACCGCGCGCCGCTCCCGGCGGAAGCCCTCGCGCGCCGACGCCGCCGTGCGCAGCGCCAGGTCGAGGTCGCCTTCCAGGAGCGCGACGCGCGCCCGGTAGAACAACGCCTCCGACCGCGCCAGCACCAGGCCCTTGCCCAGTTCCGCCAGCGCCCGGTCGGCCACCGCGCGCGCCTCCTCCAGCAGCGGCACGGA
Coding sequences:
- a CDS encoding NPCBM/NEW2 domain-containing protein, giving the protein MDGRHHRDDSTDNHPTSGPTTSRTTIAATRWAGAATGLTGALIAILTFPTALLKIAGTVVCVVIGAATLLAARDRDRPSAGLLALLAGASVATFALVIVLGSQGAPAPASTAGPTPAATTTSAPGTPRSTPAGPSSRPNTISLTDLRPVRNDATENLWTTGPMRLRNVSHDHALAATGAWCGSVRVEFALDGKYDRFSAVIGISDESAETKPLDFFVLADGRPAADFPATGRTPRLVEVPVAGVTRLVLGLEPPDGDVSSCPGPERVGGWADPLLTPAG
- a CDS encoding helix-turn-helix domain-containing protein; amino-acid sequence: MASMNHMPGNAYTSVRSRTVANALRLYREQHQLSCEDVASMLGVSASKISRMETGKSGLQIDDVASLLGFYKVPAPRRKELLDLMRKGEEMGWWERQAGLPKLWRALIDFENKALRIHNYELLMVPGLLQTAEYTRALVKAIDPTVSDYELDTLVSARMARQTLLSRSNAPQYLAVIHEAALRIQVGDQAVMRRQLRQLQDAAERPNVTVVVVPMDAGPHVGLRGSFMILEFRHEPAIVHVENQVTGLFLEDPADLEGYRLALRNILGVGLAPGATADLLAALIKE
- a CDS encoding DUF397 domain-containing protein; translated protein: MDLTTARWRKSTRSSNTSNCVELARTAQAAAIRDSKNPTGPTLTLTTKALTSFLTALKQH
- a CDS encoding DUF397 domain-containing protein, with protein sequence MTVDPTTTRWRKSSRSTNTSNCVELARTEEAAAIRDSKNPGGPMLVLTTNGLTAFLAGLKQH
- a CDS encoding DUF397 domain-containing protein; its protein translation is MDPTTTRWRKSSRSGTASNCVELARTAQAAAIRDSKNPTGPTLTLTTKALTSFLATLK
- a CDS encoding ATP-binding protein; this encodes MDSAEVELRLEARPAYLSTVRAVAGALARSTPELAIDLVIAVDEACTTLIAKAARHAELACRFVRDGDSVRFLAQVASSAVTVPDHHSLYWRVVSSVTDTVATWVDRDGLLHVELRCRA
- a CDS encoding SigB/SigF/SigG family RNA polymerase sigma factor, with translation MNAVDYQPLFVELAATQRDGSRYAQLRDHLVTEHLPLARHIADRFAERGENVEDLRQVAALGLIHAVDRFDAARGIEFLAFAVPTITGEVRRYLRDQGWALRVPRRLKELCVAIDGARVELARRTGRSPKPTEVARHLGIGLDEVYEGLHATSAHHLLSLDELAGGGELDNADGLVCDDPALEVVELQHALDPMLRGLPRRERRIVVLRFFRNMTQSQIADSVGVSQMHVSRLLSRSLARLRSLLDDE
- a CDS encoding DNA topoisomerase IB; this encodes MRLRRSDPSGPGWRRRRRGRGFGYTDADGATPDAEELARIKSLAIPPAWRDVWVCPHANGHLQAVGTDSAGRRQYLYHDRWRRERDEEKHDRVLELAPALPGFREEVARALRARGRRHERVVAAALAMLDRGVFRVGGESYAEDNGTHGVATLLCSHVRVRGSTVEFDYPAKGGIRFKTSVADADLARAVKSLLRDRSGDERLLVDRSGRGVTAEDVNERFKELVGDEYTVKDLRTWHATVLAAVAFASSDRPSSKRGRKSVEAAVMREVSENLGNTPAVARKSYVDPRVVALYHKGVVLQDTDGDRETVEKSVVELLRG
- a CDS encoding carboxylate-amine ligase; its protein translation is MTQPWTVGVEQEFLLVDPETRLPVPRAEEVARHAGDGLDVQRELTPFQIEVATPVCRTSAELADQVLLGRTQLAEAAREAGCRLLAAGVPPVGTAGPPPGTDERRYRLMEYSHRKLLGGQGVCGMHVHVGVPDRRTAVRVSNALRPWLPTLLALSANSPVEQGSDTGYASWRSMVWSRWPVGGPPPHLDSPEHYDDLVRTLVRTEVVLDSKMVYWDVRPSSHVPTVEVRVADVPQTAREAVVVAELVRAFARTAGTSARDPGRVDDVLLRAAYWRAARDGVDGLAVDPRTGRLVSALDLAAELVARCADALRDADALSTVEGHLAWLRVNGSGAARQRRALDASADPCDVVDLVLGETVADGRAGLPWTSHRTGGAR
- a CDS encoding STAS domain-containing protein; amino-acid sequence: MPEPAATLASVRVDEPADGVVVLHVSGELDTSSADELARPLKSTLTEGLRAVVVDLLQVRFLGSAGLEALVTGSKRAQELGVPLLLVASGRAVLRPIQATGLTAVFTIVETVDEALVKV
- a CDS encoding nucleoside deaminase, coding for MLAVAVAEARAGLAEGGIPIGAALFAVDGTLLGRGRNRRVQDGDASAHAETAAFRAAGRRRTYRDTVMVTTLSPCWYCSGLVRQFGIPRVVIGEARTFHGGHDWLAEHGVDITLLDDPVCAGLMRDFTAARPELWSEDIGRD
- a CDS encoding CHAT domain-containing protein: MAGVSAAAALEARQRDPRAAAALGRSALRAARAAGDAEEASVAERAIGLSLRELHDFDGALRHLRRSVRLAEDAGSARLAALARMSLAFVLSNTGRHAGALRAINAALPHLRGADAGSGRMQRGLVLHYLCRYDEALREYNAAIEAVRRSGDRLVEARALNNRGLLRAYTGGLRAADEDFDRAAALYRELGQELAVADVRWNAGISASRAGDVPRALTMFAEAEREYRRLAVPRPALLVNRLELLVSVPLLEEARAVADRALAELGKGLVLARSEALFYRARVALLEGDLDLALRTAASAREGFRRERRAVWEVGARHLELRAAYLGGERSRSLCAALARVAARLHALGRPMAALEARVDAALVARDVGDRRRALAELTVAGAARRGGPAAHRVQGWYAEALRRDLVGNARGARSALRRGLRLLDEYRVSLGAAELRALSGAQGGALALEGLRSAVASGHAGRVLGWAESWRAGALRMTPARPPEDSGLADALAELRAVTADLEAALAAGRPAAALRRRQVRGEQRVRELTRRTSGGGAVDRVPAVRDLAWALGDAALVEYVDFEGALLAVVVAGGRAGLHRLGAVAEAVREIRLLRFALHRLVTLPGHVDRSGARAGAEHAAAALDRRLLAPLRRRVEGRALVLAPTGALGGLPWSALPGCRDRPVTVVPSATVWLRAASSSPVARGRAVLAAGPRLPAAPTEIDAVAPFASDASTLVGPAATVDAVAAAMDGARLAHVAAHGSFRADNPLFSALELADGPLTVYDLERLRTPPARVVLSACDSGRSAVRPGDELMGFTAALLGLGTRTLIAPVVPVPAEATTPLVVEVHRRLGRGDPPAVALAGAREAHVDGGDAAFAAGVGFLCFGA